The Rhopalosiphum maidis isolate BTI-1 chromosome 2, ASM367621v3, whole genome shotgun sequence genome segment TTCATTCTATAAGATTTCATCATGAACTAAGATCTTCTTAGTTCATGGTTTTCatgtaagaataaattatgatatatttgatataatacatagattataaattatagataatcaTTATATGCAGTTATAATcagttattatacttttaacgcAAGATTCATCACATATATTTGAgtaattctaatttattattactcgtCTCGAAACTAATTTCAAGTATGcataagaataaatttaatgaaatatacatatagactGTAATGTGTATTGGGTACCTATAGgttggtaggtatattaaaaaatagtgccCTCcttaaagaaaagaaaaaatttcaaacaattaattatgaaatatataatatagctgttttaaatttttttaagtaggtgTACCGgtgtatatatgataaatataatattaatatcaccaaattataaataaccaaGCCTcaaacatgtatattttaatttataatttgtagtatatatacgagtatacatatagtatttattattttatgcttaatatttatactatagtttTAAAGCAATATcactattcaataaattagtaggtatatttaacaaaatgccgtcaaattataaaataataataaaaacacatcattgaaattaaaataacgcgCGAATGTAGTCTTCCACCGAATGAAATCGAACCATCAGATTTCTCCATCCACGTATCCCAATAACCATCGAAAAATCGAGGATCTGCTTTGGGATCGATTTCCTGATAGTTTTGCATCATCAGTTCTTTTCTGAATTGTAGCAATATGTCTATCGTCATGTTGAGAGCTTCCGGATATTGGCTGGCTATGTTTTGATATTCGCAAGGATCTCTCTGTATATCGAACAAGCAAGGGCTATCAAAACATTCATAATGCCCGTTAGGGTCTGGGTCAGTGATTCGCTCGGTACATTTGCCGTCGATTTTGGCCTGGGAACGaatgttataaaacaaatcGTACGTAGTCAACGTGTCCATACAGTCTGTTTTGGATACTAAACAGTTAATTTTGGATAGACGCAAACCAACCGGACTTTCTGCAACGGCATTCATATTATAGTCTGGTCCTATGTTTCCGGGTTCACCACTGTATTTCAGGAAATAGACAATGTCACTTGTGCGATtaccttaaaaatttaattggatTATAAAACTACGTGTCgtgtatctatattctatacatttgtagggataaaaaaagaatatatagcGGTCAAGACGTCGGGAAGAATAAGGTCCTTAGTGCATTAGAGCATATTgcatggtaataatataaattatcaaatttatcaaaatagaaATATCATCAAATTTCGTATTAAAATTCTCACAcacatcatttttttcaataactattgttaaaatataataaactattgtaaattttaattttgatagtaatagttaatattttcataatatagatGTAAAaagatattcttttaaaaataaatttataatgtttctaAAATCATTAGAAGTAACAAATTGACAGAAAtggataatagttataatttattattattatattacaatatcttttgtatattatgcagaGATTTCATCATTTTTCTTGCTGGTATCCTCGTTATGTCaccaagttataattatataatattattaatacatataaggcGTCAAGGAAATATGCTTATAACTAGGTGGTACTACATTTTGGATTtttgtactaaatatttttgtgggtccctttaaaaaatatctattaatacaattttttataaataattaaaagttaagtataataagaattttgagaatacttatgtatttttttaaggatTCGGTTGATTCGGCGTATAGCACAATAGTACAAAGTacaatacctacctaatactaATCAAATCTAACTTAGATTAGATAGTAGCCTAGTAGGTATgcaaatataatcattttaattgaaaatagttaCCTTTTACCACTTTACCAGTTACGACCCATTACAAGCAATATGTATTctcctttataatttttgaaaaaatcaatGGTTAATCAaccgattaaaatatttaaatgaaaaaataatgaaaatatgtttacagattacaaaaaaaattacaaattaatttcaaagtgtcatttaaaataaattagcttTTAACTTCAGAATTTCAGATCCAATCAGGCCTATCAATAAGGGGGAAAGGTAGAATTCCTCCCGGGCCCGAACTTTTTAAGAGGCCCGAAAAAAGAAGcaccataattaattatattttcgaacaatttttttttgcttatttacaaattttagctGACATTATGTTAAccgaatgataaattaatatcaaatctCTGTGGTGGCTTTTGGAACCACCACTAATAGGGGCCTTAAGCATTTTCCTCCCGAGACCTGAGCCTGAACTTTTCTATCTACAGCCCTGGGTCCAATTACCTCCCCCCTTTGTGAGGCCCCTGCCAATAATCTATGTATTTAGTTCATTTAGATTGGTTGTAGctttgtaggtattataagttacctgtaaaattaaaaacacttacTTTTTACAACTTTCCAATGGTTGAAAATCAACGCTTCTTCTCCACGCGTTTCATCTATATTGATTAAAGCCATTGATCTCATACGTTTTGAAGTTTCGGTCAAACTCTCCCACTGATCAACACCATCAATTTGACCCAAGTCATCAAAATTACCAcctcaaatattaaacaattttaatgatatgtttttaaaatttttaatggaGCAATAGGTAGTAAGGTATTAAGTTTTCAATGAtatgtgtttaatgtttattaatacacaAATTACCTACACGATAAGTAGTCAAcgttttgattttcaactttgatgatggttttttaatagcaaattgaatctagtttgtacttttaaaaattcctattatttttcaaaataattaaaaaaaaacaaaaaattaaggaaaaacgCGAATACAGGGttgactaaaaatttaaataatatattaatatataaacacaattattttttattaatatttgcagatttagaaaaaattacatattttaacatcgatttatacatgtttattcaaaatcattaaacacgaaaacttaaaattttaacgtacattataaatttttctataCGCAATGacgtttagaaaatatattaattaattttaagataatatatacttaattataacatgAACATACCTACtgttttacagtgtttatagtaatgtatactttaactacataatatagaaaatatggtgcacctataaataattataataattaaatactaataataatataataaatgcaatattttcagaaaaatgtataaataaacctaccataaaaaaattactttaatagctatctcaaaaatatagtaaatataccatgaactatttaatatagactcatacttaaataatatatatagtaatataggaTGACAGATGACTTGTCTCCATTCAGAAtagtttttcatatacaatgataatatatcattgaattaaatttaacatgttCATAGCAGTAACCCACTTAacacttataatttacaacagaGCAGTTACTCGCTTGTCTTACCTTAGTTCCCggctattttgaaaaatactataagAACTTTGACCTCTCTAAAAAAGTAGATCTAATTTCCTATCTGATACCTCCTTCAATGTTGAAAACCAAAACATTTTCCTGCCTACTTATTGTGTACGCATGCcgcatatatacaattaaagaattaaacaaaaacaaaacacacaccattatgattataaaatcaatacattctaaaatacaatatacagttATAGATTTAAGATTTGTAActataattcataacattttagatcgttttagaaaaatctctctttaatacaacatttcaTAGTTTaagattataagaaaaatcgaTGGAATCAAAgacaattaacataattaagcAACGGTATgaattagtatattagtatgtataatttaaagtgtttacatttgtatcttattatatttttatatgtaagtacatatttatttgtatgcatACAAAtcgtgtacattttaataaacataaaaattttgaaaaataaattattttataaaattattatagaaaaaataacaaatggtATAACTGGTAGAAGCAAGGGCACACCCAAGGGGGTGGCTAACGGGCTTTAGCactccccccccccaaaaaaaattcttctaccgtagaaataaaatactttattaaaaaaaaaacccacaaaaattaATCAGTAAGTAAATTCTGAactgtgatttttttatttaattattaactatataatattcagatTTAACGGTGTACTTGATcgattctaatataataatacgattttagtttttcacGTTTAAAACTTCCCAGCGACGAATTGACTGTCACAAGAATTTATTTCTAAGAtattcatgataataatagacaatagtagaataatttaattcataaaaaatgtatgaatgactttcaaatgtaaatatatagcaaagtgttaaacataatttattgcataCCAGTTACAGACTTACAATGATAGGATATaggttaatttttgtaatgtgTTCCaacaactaataaatttaaaataattcacaaattaatatctagtaaaaataaaaaatagtatttactgtttaaatttaatattaattccgttactatattttatgattgttgttattataatattctattataccaGATGCCCAGATacccattttataataactactgATTAGTGtctattaaagtttaatatggCCCAATGTACTTTTTCTTACTTTCACGCACAACTGTAATGTCATTTGTCTGTATTACagggaaattataaaatgtacgtaTAATAGCGTATGTCaacttgtaattattattaataataatattatattaaatacctttatATTTAGTGTTATGTGTTGACttatgaatgtataattttataatgatttagaaagattgaaaatatcgaataatttatactgaTCTCTCGATTCaaatgtttcataatatattaaagcaacatatattatatttacctgcAGCAGTATATAGGGTAGGCAACCAATcagttatatgaaataaattttcagaAATTCTGTATTTCTTTTTCAACCACGGACTCCATATTGCAGCCACTCCTCGCACTCCGCCGTCAAGTACTGTTCCTTTTTCCTAAATCCGTTATTGGGTTattggttatttatattattataaaagatttttttcgcACAAAATACTAGTCGTCGATGCGATGATCACTATAAAATCCTAGGTcctaggtattattatattatttatgaatggtaaaaattattctcaaatattttatactcttaACGTTAACAGGATTAAATACAGtggtcaaaaataatttcaatgaataaattaaatatatcaatacgaagttataaaaatttgaaatatgataGGGTTAGCCGTCTAGACTTTAATGttgttgtataatgtattaatgttacGTTTACCGTACGGTTTGTACCTACATGTAAAAGCTGTgtctaaattgtttttacttaaGAAAATCATTCGGTTTTATGGAAAAGAAACGATAACAaagagataataattttaacgatgACTTATAaggtatactttatttttcaaaacgataataatttttaaatttacatttcataaagtaatttatatagattttcaATAAGGTATATGAAGTATCTATATTGTCTATGAGTATTAtgccattataaaataatttatttttaaatagtatagataagtcatgtagtttattttatacaaaagtcGTAAATGCTCATGCATTTAGTTTAGGTacgtaattgtaattttttgacatagtacacgataataaaatattatggtatattattaataattgttgtttgtAGATAAAGTCAGATAATGTtcattatgtaggtacatgaTTTTTCGAATAGTGTCGATTTTTTGGTtgcattcaaaaacaaaaaccacACACTTTTGATTTCGATtccaaatatatcaatttgcaaaaacaacatattttatcaattatatagcAAAATACAACCCACTatcttaaatttacaaatcagatgtattgagaatgtcaaaaaaaaattaaccatgTAAATTAACCAAACTGTTTGGTAAAAGTACAaactaaattttgttttaaattatgacattGTTTCAACAATACCacctaaatgaaaaaattacttatgtttataatagaatataattaaacatacccCTCGTAATGGCCAATTAGATCCTGAATTTGTATAACCCCATATCGGATCATCAGACGGTGCACCGTTATCAGATATAAACAACACAATTGAATCTTCTAACATTCCGTTATTATCCAATGATTCAATGATACTACCAACAGATTCATCCAATGAAGTCAACATTCctggaattattattaaataaacatttatttctgtattggataaattaataaagtattgatTAGCTAATTATAAGTCTAACGTATTTATCAGTGACCAGTGTTGGCCTGGCCTAGGTGGCTAGGAGGCGATCGCCTCCGAGGACTCGACCCatatttttcaagaaataaattaaattatttactaaaattcgTATTCTGTGCCCAATGGTATGCGTTCAGATCCattatatctttttataatatacattttattattttaatgatatgaaAATCATTCAAACTAAATTCTTTTCACATTTTGGATACCatactattaatacttaatagtagTGAAAAAAGATTTGTCCAAATGAAAATTTCCTTAGAGATTGTAAATGGTTAgatccaaaattattttccaacaTTGAGTCAATGAAACATAGTGATGCATTAAAAACCATCTATGAATTGAAAAGATTAGACAGACAAATAATATGCTTGAAGCTAAAACAATTtgcttttcaatttaaaaatttcctaccaaatatttcttttagtaatattaattacaaaaatgatacaaattatcaaactaaatcatctaatacaaatataataccgaGAGTAAAAAGATgaagtaacaaaaatattcgattgtaataaatgcagaaattgtatttattgtgcttttgtaataattcgagaattattttttcgatcaaatctgttatgtaatatattcatatagtttacaaatttatattaatttcaccACAGTGGTGGTCAAACGAAGGAGGGCGAGGGAGATAGATCCCCCGtgctttttttctttaatatttataaccattaaatttactattgtatattgtactataatgttaatgtgttaaattttagattctgaacgaagtgatgaatgtattgattttacaatgatgtgtgtttttttatttttttttttttgtgtttgtcaTCTTGTATTGGAGTATTAAATgatgctttaattttttacttcagcCTCACTTTGAGAAGGAAAATTAATCTAGTTGGTTCTTTGGGAGGGAGGGGTcaaaagtaatacaatttcagTAGTTTTTGAAAGCGTCAGGAAAAATCCTAAAAAAGTAACgggaaaatgataatttttatgcaaaaccagtttttggcaaaatcgatttttttgttttgctgtaactcaaaaacgaatcat includes the following:
- the LOC113552555 gene encoding arylsulfatase B-like, giving the protein MIYTSDHFTVTMSVFISSTRILIILVCSLLSDCRVLREPNKKQPHMILIVADDLGWNDVGFHGSIQIPTPNIDALAYNGVILNRHYVQPTCTPSRAALLTGKYPIRYGLQGLPIIAGEDKALPLTEKILPQYLKDLGYSTHLVGKWHLGANKKNHTPLKRGFDSHFGYWNGFISYRNSTHSTGLMIGKDARRGFQRAGDEMVDQYATNIFTNEANKVIKLCKNQQKPMFLMVSHLAVHTGEPGPNILEVLNKTHNDIKFNYIENKERRLFAGMLTSLDESVGSIIESLDNNGMLEDSIVLFISDNGAPSDDPIWGYTNSGSNWPLRGEKGTVLDGGVRGVAAIWSPWLKKKYRISENLFHITDWLPTLYTAAGGNFDDLGQIDGVDQWESLTETSKRMRSMALINIDETRGEEALIFNHWKVVKSNRTSDIVYFLKYSGEPGNIGPDYNMNAVAESPVGLRLSKINCLVSKTDCMDTLTTYDLFYNIRSQAKIDGKCTERITDPDPNGHYECFDSPCLFDIQRDPCEYQNIASQYPEALNMTIDILLQFRKELMMQNYQEIDPKADPRFFDGYWDTWMEKSDGSISFGGRLHSRVILISMMCFYYYFII